Proteins co-encoded in one Diaminobutyricimonas sp. LJ205 genomic window:
- a CDS encoding NAD(P)-binding domain-containing protein — protein sequence MHLIIGLGPIGAGIGERLAEREHPVAGLDLDPARAAAWAQATGCPGFSSFDDVPWTDIDTVIVAVRLAHQVTATFASIRDRYSWPLTVLVVTTLSVNAAKEILPAAPPEWRVFEAPISGGPRGARDGSMTVFLAGPQPTPEEQAVLDDIAGRVFTSADYGTPALLKLCNNTLGAYNALATATMLQLTAEHGVSAEQFLDVVSVASGQSWMSDNFTEFHDDLLFKDAHLLQSDLGELPTVSVSPTQEHLSAAIAAARALITNH from the coding sequence ATGCACCTCATCATTGGACTCGGCCCCATCGGCGCCGGAATCGGTGAACGACTCGCTGAGCGCGAGCATCCGGTGGCTGGCCTCGACCTGGATCCCGCCCGGGCGGCGGCCTGGGCACAGGCGACCGGATGCCCGGGCTTCAGCAGCTTCGACGATGTGCCCTGGACCGACATCGACACCGTGATTGTGGCCGTCCGGCTGGCCCACCAGGTCACCGCGACATTCGCTTCGATCCGAGACCGTTACTCCTGGCCGCTCACGGTGCTGGTGGTCACCACGCTCTCGGTGAACGCCGCCAAGGAAATCCTGCCCGCGGCTCCGCCCGAGTGGCGGGTGTTCGAGGCTCCGATCTCGGGCGGCCCGCGCGGCGCTCGCGATGGCAGCATGACCGTGTTCCTCGCCGGACCGCAGCCGACGCCAGAGGAGCAGGCGGTGCTGGACGACATCGCCGGCCGGGTCTTCACCTCGGCCGATTACGGCACCCCCGCGTTACTGAAACTCTGCAACAACACCCTCGGCGCCTACAACGCGCTCGCCACAGCAACCATGCTGCAGCTCACCGCCGAGCATGGAGTATCGGCCGAACAGTTCCTCGACGTGGTGTCAGTGGCGTCCGGGCAGAGCTGGATGAGCGACAACTTCACCGAGTTCCACGACGACCTCCTGTTCAAAGACGCGCACCTGCTGCAGAGCGACCTCGGGGAGCTCCCGACGGTGTCGGTCTCGCCCACGCAGGAGCATCTCAGCGCCGCTATCGCGGCGGCGCGTGCCCTGATCACCAACCACTAA
- a CDS encoding MFS transporter, producing the protein MALTTDRPDGTIAVRRTRRMQTRAAVSGTLGSALEWFDFAVYGALSATLFPALFFSDLGETGALLASFASFGVGFVARPLGGIIFGYLGDRYGRRPILLVTFIAMGVSSVIIGLLPTGQGIGIAVLLVALRFIQGFSLGGEATGAQLMTMEHTVSNRRGLMGAFINVGSPLSQVLANLTLAVLTLVLTTEQWEGWGWRIPFLMSIALVAVGVYIRLRLEETPAFVVQKQQVENSAAQKTNGLSVLKTQPLRVLQLTLAWGGAALTFYLVAVYGLSYLTKQAGMESGDGFLILMLANGISVLFGLFGGWLSDRIGRKTVLIIGTIGCFVGVALFFPIANTGSFALALLVVVLSLSSVQFAYGAQPAFFAEQFPTASRFSGSALSLTMANLIFAAPAPLVATALTDVGGTGTVVALTLGVLVVSLIALSTTKDNKDVDLATFTELR; encoded by the coding sequence GTGGCCCTCACCACTGACCGCCCCGACGGCACGATCGCCGTCCGCCGAACCCGCCGGATGCAGACCCGCGCCGCCGTCAGCGGCACCCTCGGCTCTGCGCTCGAATGGTTCGACTTCGCCGTCTACGGCGCACTCTCGGCCACGCTCTTCCCCGCGCTGTTCTTCAGCGACCTCGGTGAGACCGGCGCCCTGCTCGCCTCCTTCGCCTCGTTCGGTGTCGGGTTCGTCGCCCGTCCGCTCGGGGGCATCATCTTCGGATACCTCGGCGACCGGTACGGCCGACGGCCCATCCTGTTGGTCACCTTCATCGCCATGGGTGTCTCGTCGGTGATCATCGGCCTGCTGCCTACCGGCCAGGGCATCGGCATCGCGGTGCTGCTGGTGGCGTTGCGCTTCATCCAGGGCTTCTCGCTCGGTGGCGAGGCCACCGGCGCGCAGCTGATGACCATGGAGCACACCGTGAGCAACCGCCGCGGACTGATGGGTGCGTTCATCAACGTCGGCTCACCGCTCAGCCAGGTGCTCGCGAACCTGACGCTCGCCGTGCTGACCCTCGTGCTCACCACCGAGCAGTGGGAGGGCTGGGGCTGGCGCATCCCGTTCCTGATGAGCATTGCGCTCGTCGCGGTCGGCGTCTACATCCGCCTGCGTCTCGAGGAGACCCCGGCGTTCGTGGTGCAGAAGCAGCAGGTCGAGAACTCGGCCGCCCAGAAGACCAATGGCCTGAGCGTGCTCAAGACGCAGCCGCTGCGTGTTCTGCAGCTGACCCTCGCCTGGGGTGGCGCGGCGCTCACGTTCTACCTCGTCGCCGTCTACGGCCTCAGCTACCTCACCAAGCAGGCCGGCATGGAGTCCGGCGACGGATTCCTCATCCTCATGCTCGCCAACGGCATCTCGGTGCTCTTCGGTCTCTTCGGCGGCTGGCTGAGCGACCGAATCGGCCGCAAGACCGTCCTGATCATCGGCACCATCGGCTGCTTCGTCGGCGTCGCACTGTTCTTCCCGATCGCGAACACCGGAAGCTTCGCACTCGCGTTGCTCGTGGTGGTCCTCTCTCTCAGCTCGGTGCAGTTCGCCTACGGCGCGCAGCCGGCCTTCTTCGCGGAGCAGTTCCCGACCGCGAGCCGCTTCTCGGGTTCGGCGCTGTCGCTCACCATGGCGAACCTGATCTTCGCCGCCCCGGCGCCGTTGGTCGCCACCGCGCTCACCGATGTCGGAGGAACCGGCACGGTCGTCGCACTCACCCTCGGCGTGCTCGTCGTCTCGCTGATTGCCCTGTCGACCACCAAGGACAACAAGGACGTCGACCTCGCCACGTTCACCGAGCTCCGCTGA
- a CDS encoding IclR family transcriptional regulator yields MSQTLQSVAQALRVIQLLQNHADLGVTEVASRLGIGVSTAHRLLATLLEFHFVEQLDAGRRYRLGPAMSSSGDAAAIEHCIEVGFPIMQHLRDESTETVHISVLNGQQTRFVSVIESPRVMRVTSRVGVSIPSHTAASGKILLAQLSDDELDALYPDEELPGGTGRGLHTLTELKRELAQTRERGYARNLGESEEGLAAIAVPIHRPSGRPVACLTLTGPLSRFNPDATADATAEPSARELEFLRMLTEHAAQIEQALSF; encoded by the coding sequence ATGTCGCAGACACTGCAGTCCGTCGCTCAGGCGCTTCGCGTCATCCAGTTACTTCAGAACCATGCCGATCTCGGCGTCACCGAGGTCGCAAGCCGGCTCGGCATTGGCGTCTCGACGGCACACAGGCTCCTGGCCACGTTGCTCGAATTCCATTTCGTCGAGCAGCTCGACGCCGGCCGCCGGTATCGGCTGGGGCCGGCGATGTCCTCGTCCGGAGACGCCGCGGCGATCGAGCACTGCATCGAAGTCGGCTTTCCAATCATGCAGCACCTGCGCGACGAATCCACCGAGACCGTGCACATCTCAGTGCTCAACGGGCAGCAGACGAGGTTCGTTTCCGTGATCGAGTCGCCGAGAGTCATGCGAGTCACCAGCAGGGTCGGTGTTTCCATTCCGTCGCACACCGCCGCTTCCGGAAAGATCCTGTTGGCCCAGCTTTCCGACGACGAACTCGACGCGTTGTATCCGGATGAGGAGCTTCCCGGCGGCACCGGACGTGGCCTGCATACGCTCACTGAGCTGAAACGAGAGCTGGCACAGACGCGGGAGCGTGGCTACGCGCGCAACCTCGGCGAGTCGGAAGAGGGTCTTGCGGCGATTGCCGTGCCGATTCACCGGCCAAGCGGACGCCCGGTGGCCTGCCTCACGCTGACTGGTCCGCTGTCTCGGTTCAATCCCGATGCGACCGCGGATGCGACGGCTGAACCGTCAGCGCGGGAATTGGAGTTCCTGCGCATGCTTACCGAGCACGCCGCCCAGATTGAGCAGGCACTCTCCTTTTAG
- a CDS encoding fumarylacetoacetate hydrolase family protein, whose amino-acid sequence MKLVRLTGPAQGWGVLDGAIVRQPHKDATLPEVIAADALPIEHSAEAVTIGTPISDGAKIFCVGLNYRDHVLEMKRQLPTHPVIFPRFADSFVADGEPIEKPAESDQFDFEGELVVVIGKGGRHIAAEDAAAHVLGYTLMNDGSLRDFQFHTHQYTPGKNFENSGSVGPAIVTADEVGELAGRGIRTILNGEVVQDSELGQLIFPVSDLIAYISSWTPLRPGDLIATGTPGGVGSSRTPQLWMRPGDECVIEIDGIGRLSNIVAASS is encoded by the coding sequence GTGAAGCTAGTGCGCCTGACCGGCCCCGCGCAGGGCTGGGGAGTTCTTGATGGGGCCATCGTGCGCCAACCGCACAAAGACGCCACGCTGCCCGAGGTCATCGCTGCCGACGCGCTGCCGATCGAGCACAGCGCCGAGGCGGTTACGATCGGCACGCCCATCTCCGACGGTGCCAAGATCTTCTGCGTCGGATTGAACTACCGGGACCACGTGCTGGAGATGAAGCGTCAGCTTCCGACGCATCCGGTGATCTTCCCGCGCTTCGCTGACTCGTTCGTCGCCGACGGTGAGCCGATCGAGAAGCCGGCCGAGAGCGACCAGTTCGACTTCGAGGGCGAGTTGGTCGTCGTGATCGGCAAGGGCGGGCGCCACATCGCCGCCGAGGATGCCGCCGCCCACGTGCTCGGCTACACGCTCATGAACGACGGTTCGCTGCGCGACTTCCAGTTCCACACGCATCAGTACACGCCGGGCAAGAACTTCGAGAACTCCGGTTCGGTCGGCCCGGCGATCGTCACTGCCGACGAGGTGGGCGAACTCGCCGGCCGCGGCATCCGGACGATCCTGAACGGCGAGGTCGTGCAGGACTCCGAGCTCGGCCAGCTCATCTTCCCCGTGAGTGACCTGATCGCCTACATCTCGTCCTGGACGCCGCTGCGCCCCGGCGACCTCATCGCCACCGGCACTCCCGGCGGAGTCGGCTCGTCACGTACGCCACAGCTGTGGATGCGTCCGGGCGATGAGTGCGTCATCGAGATCGATGGCATTGGCCGCCTCTCCAACATCGTCGCTGCTTCCAGCTGA
- a CDS encoding cupin domain-containing protein: MTTTPQTLKKLTVQRNGELPEAPGQTSKALRISGVSVENTEVEGLWFGKVHTGPGEISDAHHHGEAETGGYVFKGRGFIRFGERYEEIVYLEEGDFVYVPPFVPHIEGNASKTEELVWLTTRTPDNIVVNLEDQDVAELEIDYRS; the protein is encoded by the coding sequence ATGACAACGACGCCCCAGACCCTGAAGAAGCTCACGGTGCAGCGCAATGGCGAGCTGCCGGAGGCTCCCGGCCAGACGTCGAAGGCGCTCCGCATCTCCGGTGTGAGCGTCGAGAACACCGAGGTCGAAGGCCTCTGGTTCGGCAAGGTCCACACCGGACCGGGTGAGATCTCGGACGCTCACCACCACGGTGAGGCGGAGACCGGCGGTTACGTGTTCAAGGGCCGTGGCTTCATTCGCTTCGGAGAGCGCTACGAAGAGATCGTCTACCTCGAAGAGGGCGACTTCGTCTACGTGCCGCCGTTCGTGCCGCACATCGAGGGCAACGCGAGCAAGACCGAGGAACTGGTCTGGCTGACCACGCGCACCCCTGACAACATCGTGGTGAACCTCGAGGACCAGGACGTCGCCGAACTCGAGATCGACTACCGCTCGTAG